From Gallus gallus isolate bGalGal1 chromosome 14, bGalGal1.mat.broiler.GRCg7b, whole genome shotgun sequence, one genomic window encodes:
- the LOC107054634 gene encoding lITAF domain-containing protein, which yields MASEKGCAEIPVVMYEARQEPSAPEYCSQGGGYEYPAPPPYSYRETATVEQPVYLVSQPPIIVAGIFSSRPTSTICPSCRQHITTQVTYRLGKLSYLLCTSLCMVGCCFGCCFVPFFVRIFKDADHYCPYCQFHIYRYKRL from the exons ATGGCTAGTGAGAAGGGATGTGCGGAAATCCCCGTGGTTATGTATGAAGCACGCCAAGAACCCTCTGCACCTGAGTACTGCAGCCAAGGGG GGGGCTATGAATATCCTGCTCCCCCACCTTACTCCTACCGAGAAACAGCCACTGTCGAGCAGCCCG TCTACCTGGTGTCTCAGCCTCCAATCATCGTAGCAGGAATCTTCTCAAGCAGACCAACGTCCACAATATGTCCTTCCTGCCGCCAGCACATCACCACACAGGTCACCTACAGGTTGGGCAAACTGTCCTACCTCCTCTGCACCAGCCTGTGCATGGTTGG GTGCTGCTTTGGATGTTGCTTTGTACCTTTCTTTGTGAGGATCTTCAAGGACGCAGACCATTACTGCCCATACTGCCAATTTCATATTTACAGATACAAAAGACTATAG